One stretch of Paenibacillus sp. AN1007 DNA includes these proteins:
- a CDS encoding GGDEF domain-containing protein: MNNTSEQNNYIPSEYEIKHSKWIRKMLHAYWVVIVSHFLIQIGCYLFLKYDLAPLDFIVNVLFWPTAIAAFCILFASYVDRKFPSYSFYTMSITSTVIAWTTIHVNYDIRIMLAICLLPIFASVLFFDRKRLWFVFGLQMAGYGLLLFDSAYRAYLNSFDMVSIPAFLVIATYVAQIIVTSGVEVLEDLQASMNAENDLIVKNAIIAKQSKTDGLTNLYNQSSFKDYYEKALEYAHNGMSLHLALIDIDDFKIINDTYGHRVGDIILEKVSLIIQESITASDIAARYGGEEFALLMFEQSFEEAYGLVEHIRQKIALIRHLELGGSSITVSIGLKGYRLNLSKDKLFEEVDACLYAAKRTGKNKTVTSMVSA; this comes from the coding sequence ATGAACAATACATCAGAACAAAACAACTATATTCCAAGTGAGTATGAGATCAAACATTCCAAATGGATACGTAAAATGCTTCATGCGTACTGGGTTGTTATCGTTTCTCATTTTTTAATTCAGATTGGTTGTTATCTTTTTCTTAAATATGATCTCGCCCCCCTGGATTTTATAGTAAACGTCCTATTTTGGCCCACGGCTATAGCTGCGTTTTGCATCTTGTTTGCCAGCTATGTGGATCGAAAATTTCCTTCCTACTCGTTCTATACCATGTCAATAACCAGTACAGTGATCGCCTGGACCACTATCCATGTCAATTACGACATTCGGATTATGCTCGCCATATGCCTGCTGCCGATCTTTGCCTCTGTGCTGTTTTTTGACCGAAAGCGTCTGTGGTTTGTTTTCGGGCTGCAGATGGCAGGATATGGTCTGCTTTTGTTCGATTCGGCCTACCGAGCCTATCTGAACTCGTTCGACATGGTTTCAATTCCGGCCTTTTTGGTTATTGCAACGTATGTTGCACAGATCATTGTGACCAGCGGCGTCGAAGTGCTGGAAGATCTGCAGGCCAGTATGAATGCCGAAAATGACCTTATTGTCAAGAATGCGATTATCGCCAAACAGTCAAAAACAGACGGACTAACCAACCTATATAATCAAAGCTCCTTCAAAGATTATTATGAGAAGGCACTTGAATATGCGCATAATGGGATGAGCCTGCATCTGGCACTGATTGATATTGATGATTTCAAAATAATCAATGATACGTATGGTCACCGCGTTGGTGACATTATATTGGAGAAGGTGTCTTTGATTATTCAGGAGAGTATTACAGCGAGTGACATTGCTGCACGGTATGGCGGAGAAGAATTCGCTTTGTTAATGTTTGAACAATCCTTTGAGGAGGCCTATGGTCTGGTCGAACACATCCGGCAAAAGATTGCACTTATCAGGCATCTTGAACTCGGTGGATCTTCCATAACAGTAAGTATTGGTCTCAAAGGCTACCGTCTTAATCTGAGCAAAGACAAGTTGTTTGAAGAGGTAGATGCCTGCTTGTATGCGGCCAAACGTACGGGTAAAAATAAAACCGTAACATCAATGGTTTCAGCTTGA